The nucleotide sequence GAAGATCGTGCAACCGCGCACCAGTGGATTGCTCGCACCCTCGACGTTGATGCCGTTCTGGTTGAAGTTGACGAGGCACGAGTCGATCGTCGGCGCGGAGTTCACGCAGCGGACGCCGTATTGCCCGTAGCGGAACACGCAGTTGCGGAACACGCACTGCGGATCGATCGCGGTGCCGTCGATCTGGACGTAGTTCCAGCTGCTCGCGGCCGGGACGGTCGCCGAGCTGTCGTTGTTCGTGTCGCCGCCGTAGAAGTCGTCTCGCAGCGACGTGAACACGATCAGGCTCTCGGGGTCGGTGCGGCCGAGCGCCTGGATGGCGCGTTGCACGGTGATGCCGCCCGAGCTCTGCATCTTGACGATCACGCCGGGTTGCATGGTGAGCGTCGCTCCGAGGCCGATCGTGACCGTGGAGTTGAGGTAGTAGGGCATGTTGTTGCGGCCGGACACGGCGCGCACCTTCCACAACACGTCCTGCGCGATGTTCTCGCCGATCACGCTGAGCGCGGTGAGCTGGTTCTTGAGGAACTGGACGTTCGTGAACACCGGCTCGCTGACCAGCGACATCGCGACCGGCGCGCCGGTCGAGGTCGAGTCGAAGAAGCAGTTGACGAACGTCGGTGTCGACGAGCCTTCGATCACGACCGGCGAGGTGCTGCCGAGCGTGAGGCGGGTATTCGTCACGGTCTGGCCCGCGTTCACGAAGTCGAGCATTCCGGTCGAGAACGAGCCGTAGCGGAACAGACAGTGATCGATCACCGACAGCACGTCGTTGCTGACGCCGGTGAAGTTGATGCCCTGCCACTGTCCGGGCTGCGCGAGCGTCGCCGCTCCGTCACCCTTCACATCCTGGCCGAACGCGTCGTCGGCGCTCGAGGTGAAAACGATCAGGCTGTCGGGTTTGCCGTCCGCGACCAGTGTGCCGTCGATCGTGATCCCGGTGCCGATCGGGTCGGAGGTGAAGAAGCGCCCCAGCTTGAGCACCACGCCGGGATCGATCGTCCAGCGGGCGCCGAAGGCGATCGAGACGTTACCGGCGAGGGCATAGTTGAGGTTCGGGTAGCCGCCGATCGAGCGCACGCGGGTGCGCACGTCCTGAGCGATCGTCTCGCCGAGGATTCCATAGGCGAGGAACTGGTTGTTCGCGAACGTGATGTTCGCAAACGTCGGATTGCTCACCAGCGAGGCCGCGATCGGCAGCTGCGTGCAATTGAGCACGTTGGTCGAATCGATGCCCGGGGCCGAGGCGCCGCCGATCGTGAACGCGGTGCCGTTCTGGAAGAACTCGAGCCGCGCGAGTCGCGGACTGGCGCTCGAGGTCTCGATGGTCCCGAACGTGTTGCTGGAGCCGCCGAACTGGAACAACACGTTGCGCACGATGCACTCGGCGTCGACTGCCGAGTCCTCGAACTTGATCTGACCCCAGTCGCCGACCTGCGGGGTGGAGGCGTCGTTCGGAGTGGTATCGCCTCCGTAGATCGGATTGTCGTCGCGACGCGAGGTGAAGACGATGCGCCCGGTGGTGCCGTTGCTTCCGACCATGTTGAGTGCGCCGGACACGTCGAACACCGTGAAGGACGACGACGACTTGAGAACGACCTGCGGCTCGACGGTCAGCGTGACGCCCGCGGGGACCGTGATCACGCCGGTTGGCAGGTAGGCGAAGGTCGGGGTGCCGACGCCTGGGCGATAGCGCAGGCGTGCGTTGCCGGACAACGTTTCGGACAGCAGGCCGAGCGCATTGAAGCCGTTCGTCGAGTAGACGTTGCTGGTCGCGATGTTGGGATTCGAACCCGCCGACATCACGATCGGCGCGCTGGTGCAGTTGTTGATGTCGCAGTTCGAGATCGGGCCGTTCGAGTCGCCGTCGAAGCGGACTCCGTAGCCACTGCGCGAGATGAAGCAGTTCGAAATCGGGGCCGCGGCACTCGTGAGCCACACGCTGCTCGGCCAGGTGTTGCCGGGGTCGTAGGAACCGTAGGTGATGCGGCACTGGTCGATCACGCTGGTCGCGTCGTTGCTGGTGGGGGTCAGTCGGACGTAGCCCCAGTTCGCGACCCCGGGCGCTGTGATCGCTCCGTCGCCATTGGTGTCGGGCGGATTTCCGAACAGATCGTCGCGCTCCGAGGTGATGACGATCAGGCTTTCGGGCTTGCCGTCCGCGATCAACGCGCCGTCGATCAGCATGCCGCCGCCGGACAGCTGGTTCTTCACCACCACTCCCGGGTCGATGCGAAGCACGTTGGGGCTCAGCATGTGGAGCTGGCCGTTCATCAGGTAGTAGGTGATGTTCGTGAAGCCGGCGATGTTGCGCAGCGCGAGTCGCGAGTCGGCGGCGACGTTCTCGCCCTGGATGCCGAGCGCCGTCACCGCATTGGCGAGGAACGTGATGTTCGTGAAGGTCGGATTCGCCGACACCGACATCAGGATCGGAGTCGACGAACAGTTGTTGATCGCGAGGTTGCTGATGCTCGGCGTCGCGACGCCGAAGATCGCGAGCCCGTGCGACGCCTCGCTGAGGATCGAATTCGAGACCGGAATCGTGACGTTGCTGGTTTCGATCATGCCCTGCTGGTTCGAGTTGGTGCCGAATCGCAGGCGCACGCGCGAGATCGATCCGCTGCCGGTCGAGCTGAAGACGATGCGATTCCAGTCGCCCCGGTTCGGCGCGGTGATCGAGCCGTTGTTGTTGGTGTCGGGTGGATTCCCGAAATTGTCGTCGTTGATCGAGGTCATGACGATGGTGTCGCCGGCGGCCGCGGTGCCGTTCATGCTCAGGCTTCCGTTCGCGGTGATCGAGTAGCCGCCGAGCGGCTTGATGACGACGCCGGGATTGATGGTGAGGCTCGCGCCCACGTTGATCGTCAGCGAGCCCAGCAGAACGTAAGTGACGTTCGTGATCGGATTCGCGCCGACCGTCGCGCCGCGGCGCGGCAGCGTGGCGGTGCCCGACAGGAAGCCGCCGCGCAGACCGAACGCGTCGTAGCCGTTGTTCGCGCTCGAGAACACCAGGCTCGAGAGCACCGGAGCGGCGGTGAAGTCGAGCACGATCGGGGTCTGCGTCGAGGCTTCGATGCTGGTATTGAGCAGCACCGGCGCGGCCGATCCCGCACAGTCCACGCCGTAGTAGCCGCGACGAACGAACGAGTTGCTCACGGTGTCGCTGGCGCTCGTGAAGATGAGGATGCCGCCGCTGCCCGAGCCGCCGAACCGCAGGTCGCAGAAGTCGAGCCGGCTGCCGAAGTCGGGGCTCGCGTCGGTGAACTGCACGCCGCCCCAATCCTGCGCGGCGGGCTGCGTCGCGGTCCCGTCGCCGTTGGTGTCGCCTGCGAGATTGTCGTCACGGCTCGAGGTGAAGAACACGTATTGCGCGCCGGTTCCGATCGCGCGCAGCGAGCCGTTGACGGTCATGAGGCGCGAGGGGTCGAACTTCACCACCACGCCGGGCTGGATGATGAGCGTCACTCCGGCGTTGACCGCGATGTTGCTGCGGACCCAGAACACCGTTCCCACCACGGTGCCGGTCGGCCCCCAGGTGGTGTTGCTCGCGATGCTCGAATTGATCTGAACGACCTGGGCTCCGACCGGAGTTGCGAGCGAAGCGAGGAGGGTGACCAGGGCGGCAATCAGGACGGCGGGAATCAGCCGACGGGCGTGCATGGGGCCTCCGGAACTGGGGGACGAACCGAGTCGGGACTCTCTCACGAAAACACAGCCCCGGGGATGCGAATGGTTTCACGGGGTCGACCGCACTGGAGGGCATTCCTCGTGCGCTCGTCCGCCTTCGCGTTGTTCCCGACCCCTTTATTGCCTAGCCTCCGCCCTTCTGTCGACCCCCGGCGCATCGCGTCCCCCGAGGTGGCCTCCATGTCGCTCCCCGACTCCGCCGCACGACCTTTCGCGCCGCTCCCGGCCCTGGTGGCCCTGCTCGCGGTGATGCTGTGCTTCCAGTCGGTGCACGCCGCCACGCCACGCGTCCATGCGATCACGGGGGCTCGCATCGTCACGGCACCCGGAGCCGTGATCGAGCGCGGAACGATCGTGATTCGCGACGGCGTGATCGTCGCGGTCGGCGCTGCGGTGACGGTCCCGGCGGATGCGCGGGTGTGGGAAGCCGAGAGCCTCACGATCTATCCGGGACTCATCGATCCGAGCGTCGTGCTCAAGCCGACCGCCCCCCCGAGTGCTGTACCGGTGGGTCCGCAACCGCGGCGGATTCCGGCCGGTCCCGAGGGGCGTGGTGCTGCGAGTTCGCTTTCGACGGTGATCCCCGAGACGCGAGCGGTCGAGCTGCTGCCGGTGATCAAGGAGCAGCGCGACGCGCTGCGTGCGGCGGGCTTCACGGTGATTCACGCGCTGCCTGCGAACGGCATCTTCCGTGGCTCGAGCGCGGTGGTGGCGCTCGAGGACGATGCGCCGACCGGCCACGTGCTCGTCGACGACGCGGCGCAGGTCGTGACCATGACGCCGGCGCTCGGTACCTATCCGGCGTCTCTGATGGGCGCGATCGCCGTGGTGCGGCAGACGTTTCTCGATGCGAAGTGGTATCGCGATGCGCGGGCGGCCTACGCGCGCCACTCTCAGGGCGTCGAGCGTCCGCTGACCAACGTGTCGCTCGCCGCACTCGAGCCTGCGATCGCCGGGCGGCAGCGCGTGTGGTTCCTCGCCACCGACATGCTGCAGGTGCTGCGTGCTTCGACGCTGGCCCGGGAAGCCCAGCTCGACGCGGTGGTGGTCGGTACCGGCGACGAGTACAAGCGCGCGGCGGAGATCGCGGCGGCCCGCATCCCGATCGTGGTGGCGGTGAACTTTCCGGATCCGCCCGATGTCTCGACGCCCGAGAGCGTGGTCGAGCTCTCGGCCGAGGAACTGCGCCACTGGAACCAGGCTGCATCGAACGCGGCGATCCTTGCGCGGCGCGGGGTGCCGGTCGCCTTCACGTCGAATGGGCTCAAGGATCCGAAGGACTTTCGCGCCCGCGTGGCGCGCGCAATTGCGCGCGGGCTCTCACCCGAGGACGCGCTTTCCGCCGTCACCACCGTGCCGGCGCGGCTGCTGGGGCTCGCGGACCGCATCGGCACGCTGGCGCCGGGCAAGATCGCGAACCTCACGGTCGTGCGAGGACCGCTGTTCGACGAGAAGAGCGTGGTGCGCGAAGTGTGGATCGACGGCGCTCGCTACGAAACGCAGAAAGACGAGAGTTCGCCGGTCGGACGCTGGCTGGGCTTCACGACCGGAGTCGACGACACGCTGATCGTCGGCACCGAACCGGACACCACCGTCATGCGGGTGGCCGGTCGCGACACGCTGCGGGCGAGCGAAGTGCGGCTCGACGGAGTGCGGCTGCGGTTTCGCATCGCGCGGGCGACGCTCGGAGTGGCCGACGTCGACGTGACCGCGAAGAACGACGCTCTGATCGGGACGATGACGAGCGGTCCCGACGCGCAACGCACGACCACGCCGATCGCCATGACGAAGGTGCCGGAGGCCGCGAAGCCGGCCGGCCCGCCGGCGGGCGTGAGTGCGGACGCGGTCGTGCCGACCCCGATCGTGATGGGTAACACCGAGGCATGGCGCATGCCGGTTCCCGTGCAGCCGGCGACGGTGCTGGTGCGCAACGCGACGGTGTGGACCGCCGGGCCCCAGGGCACGCTGATGAATGCGGACCTGCTGGTGCGCGCCGGAAAAGTGGTCGCGGTTGGCAAGTCGCTCACAGCACCCGCGAAAGCGGTGGTGATCGACGGCACCGGCAAGCATGTTTCGCCCGGCGTGATCGACGAGCACAGCCACGCCGCGGTGCTCGGCGACGTCAATGAGTGCACGAACAACGTGACCTGCGAAGTTCGAATCGAGGACGTCGTCAACTCGGAGTCGCGAAATCTCTACCTGCACCTGGCGGGCGGCACCACGATCATGCACATGCTGCACGGCTCGTGTAACGCGATCGGCGGCCAGTGCATCGCGCTCAAGAACAAGTGGGGGCTGGCGCCCGACGAGCTGGTGATCCGCGACATGCCCGGCACCGTCAAGTTCGCGCTCGGCGAGAATCCCAAGCAGTCGAACTGGGGCGTTCAGGCCACCGATCGCTACCCCAAATCGCGCGCGGGCGTCGAGCAGAGCATTCGCGAGGCGTTCCTCGAGGCGCGCGACTACCGCGCCGAGTGGGACGAGTACCGTCGCACGAGGCACGGCCTGCCGCCGCGCCGCGATCTGCAGCTCGACGCGCTGGTCGAGATCATCGAGGGCAGGCGACTGGTGCATTGCCACTCGTATCGGCAGGACGAAATCCTGATGCTGATGCGTCTCGCCGAGGAATTCGGATTCCGCGTCAACACGTTCACGCACATCCTCGAGGGCTACAAGGTCGCGGACGAACTGGCGGCGCACGGCGCCTCGGCGATGGGATTCAGTGACTGGTGGGCCTACAAGTTCGAGGTCTACGACGCGATTCCACACAACGGGTACCTGATGTGGGATCGGGGCGTGAACACCGGATTCAACTCGGACGACGCCGAGCTGGCGCGGCGCCTCAACACCGAAGCCGCGAAGGCCGTGAAGTACGGCGGGGTTCCGCCCGAGGAAGCGATCAAGTTCGTGACGCTGAACCCCGCCCGGTCGCTCAAGATCGATGCGCGCGTGGGCTCGCTCGAGCCCGGCAAGGACGCGGACTTCGTGATCTGGAATGGCAGCCCGCTGTCGCCCTACTCGGCATGCCTCGAGACCTGGATCGAGGGCCGCAAGTATTTCGATCGCACGGCAGACCTCGAGGGTCGCGGCGCGCTGGCCGCGGAGCGCACCGCGTTGATCGAACGCGCCGCGAAGGCGAAGAAGGACGCGAAGCCGGGCGGTGGCGCACAAAGCACGCCCCCGCGCTATCTGGAAGAAACCGCGCTCGACGGTAATGCGTGCGGCGGCGCCGATTCCGGTCACGCCGAGGCGTTCCTGGGCGAGGCCGAACGAAACGCGCGCCGCAGCGGCGAGGTGAAACGATGAAGCGCGCGATCATCGGACTCGCGGTCGCCGCACTCGTCGTCGGCTCCATGCGGAACGCCGCCGCCGAGGCGGTGGCGCTCACCGGCGGCACCGTCCACACCGTGAGCGGTGCGACGCTCGACGGCGCGACCATCGTGATCGAGAACGGACGCATCACCGCGGTCGGCGCCGCGGTCGCGATTCCGTCCGGTGCCCGCATCGTGTCGGTGGCCGGGAAGCACGTCTATCCCGGGTTTCTCGACGCGAACTCGGTGCTCGGACTGACCGAGATCTCCGCGGTGCTCGGCACCATCGATCACACCGAGATCGGCGACATCAATCCGAACGTGCGCTCCGAGGTCGAGATCAATCCCGAAAGCGAACTGATTCTCGTCACGCGCGCCAATGGTGTGGTCGCATCCCTGGTGATTCCCCGCGGCGGTGCGATCAACGGAACTTCGGCGATCGTTCACTGGGACGGCTGGACCTACGAGGACATGACGGTCGCCGCGCCGGTCGGGCTGCACGTTCAGTGGCCGAACATGAACCCGGTTCGCGTCTGGACCGAGACCCGCACCGACGAGGAACAGAACAAGGCCCGCGACCTTCGACTCGCCGCGATCCAGCGCGCCTTCGACGACGCGCGGGCCTACCTGAAGGCGCTCGACGCCGAGGGCCGTGCGGGCATACCGCGTCACGACCGCGACGTGAAGTGGGACGCGATGGTGAAGGCGCTGCGCGGGGAGATCCCGGTGTTGTTCCACTGCGATGCGCTGTCGCAGATCAACGCGGTGCTCGCGTTCGCGGATCGCGAGAAGCTCCCGCGTGTGATCCTGGTCGGCGGCGCGGACGCCGCGCTGGTCGCTGCGGAATTGCGGCGACGAGACATCGCGGTGATCTGTGGCCGAACCAGCGCCCTGCCGCGGCGCTCGAATGAACCCTACGACGCCGGCATGTCGCTGCCCGCGCGGTTGCGTGACGCCGGAGTGCGATTCTGTATTTCGAACGGCGGCAGTGAAGACGGTTCGGCCGCGAATGGCCGCAATCTGCCGTACGAGGCTGCGATGGGTGCCGCCTACGGGCTGCCGCGCGACGAGGCGCTCAAAAGCATCACGCTCTACCCGGCGCAGATTCTGGGCGTCGCGGACCGCATGGGCTCGATCGAGCCGGGGCGCTTCGGCGATCTCGTGATCACGAACGGCGATCCGCTCGAGATCACGACCGCGGTCGAACAGGTCTG is from Candidatus Eisenbacteria bacterium and encodes:
- a CDS encoding amidohydrolase family protein encodes the protein MKRAIIGLAVAALVVGSMRNAAAEAVALTGGTVHTVSGATLDGATIVIENGRITAVGAAVAIPSGARIVSVAGKHVYPGFLDANSVLGLTEISAVLGTIDHTEIGDINPNVRSEVEINPESELILVTRANGVVASLVIPRGGAINGTSAIVHWDGWTYEDMTVAAPVGLHVQWPNMNPVRVWTETRTDEEQNKARDLRLAAIQRAFDDARAYLKALDAEGRAGIPRHDRDVKWDAMVKALRGEIPVLFHCDALSQINAVLAFADREKLPRVILVGGADAALVAAELRRRDIAVICGRTSALPRRSNEPYDAGMSLPARLRDAGVRFCISNGGSEDGSAANGRNLPYEAAMGAAYGLPRDEALKSITLYPAQILGVADRMGSIEPGRFGDLVITNGDPLEITTAVEQVWIRGHEVSLENRQTRLFKKYDARPRGPQARPR
- a CDS encoding amidohydrolase family protein; this translates as MSLPDSAARPFAPLPALVALLAVMLCFQSVHAATPRVHAITGARIVTAPGAVIERGTIVIRDGVIVAVGAAVTVPADARVWEAESLTIYPGLIDPSVVLKPTAPPSAVPVGPQPRRIPAGPEGRGAASSLSTVIPETRAVELLPVIKEQRDALRAAGFTVIHALPANGIFRGSSAVVALEDDAPTGHVLVDDAAQVVTMTPALGTYPASLMGAIAVVRQTFLDAKWYRDARAAYARHSQGVERPLTNVSLAALEPAIAGRQRVWFLATDMLQVLRASTLAREAQLDAVVVGTGDEYKRAAEIAAARIPIVVAVNFPDPPDVSTPESVVELSAEELRHWNQAASNAAILARRGVPVAFTSNGLKDPKDFRARVARAIARGLSPEDALSAVTTVPARLLGLADRIGTLAPGKIANLTVVRGPLFDEKSVVREVWIDGARYETQKDESSPVGRWLGFTTGVDDTLIVGTEPDTTVMRVAGRDTLRASEVRLDGVRLRFRIARATLGVADVDVTAKNDALIGTMTSGPDAQRTTTPIAMTKVPEAAKPAGPPAGVSADAVVPTPIVMGNTEAWRMPVPVQPATVLVRNATVWTAGPQGTLMNADLLVRAGKVVAVGKSLTAPAKAVVIDGTGKHVSPGVIDEHSHAAVLGDVNECTNNVTCEVRIEDVVNSESRNLYLHLAGGTTIMHMLHGSCNAIGGQCIALKNKWGLAPDELVIRDMPGTVKFALGENPKQSNWGVQATDRYPKSRAGVEQSIREAFLEARDYRAEWDEYRRTRHGLPPRRDLQLDALVEIIEGRRLVHCHSYRQDEILMLMRLAEEFGFRVNTFTHILEGYKVADELAAHGASAMGFSDWWAYKFEVYDAIPHNGYLMWDRGVNTGFNSDDAELARRLNTEAAKAVKYGGVPPEEAIKFVTLNPARSLKIDARVGSLEPGKDADFVIWNGSPLSPYSACLETWIEGRKYFDRTADLEGRGALAAERTALIERAAKAKKDAKPGGGAQSTPPRYLEETALDGNACGGADSGHAEAFLGEAERNARRSGEVKR